The following proteins are encoded in a genomic region of Brachypodium distachyon strain Bd21 chromosome 1, Brachypodium_distachyon_v3.0, whole genome shotgun sequence:
- the LOC104582514 gene encoding EPIDERMAL PATTERNING FACTOR-like protein 2, producing MELLLLYSSSLALLLLSSQGLRSTEGRDLHYQPKEEPPAAPKVKAEEEGAVMAASAAMIGSRPPRCEGRCALCGRCEAVQVPVAPRDKGHFRLARAFGGDGADESSTNYKPLNWKCRCADRRIFNP from the exons aTGGAACTCCTGCTACTTTACTCCTCATCCCTGGCCCTCCTTTTGCTATCCTCCCAAGGCCTACGCTCTACTGAAG GTAGAGATCTACATTACCAGCCCAAGGAGGAGCCGCCAGCTGCTCCAAAG GtgaaggcggaggaggagggggcagtCATGGCGGCGTCTGCGGCGATGATCGGGTCGAGGCCGCCGCGGTGCGAGGGGAGGTGCGCGCTTTGCGGCCGGTGCGAGGCGGTGCAGGTGCCGGTGGCTCCACGGGACAAGGGCCATTTCCGGCTGGCCAGAGCCTTCGGAGGCGACGGGGCTGACGAGAGCTCCACCAACTACAAGCCGCTCAACTGGAAGTGCAGATGCGCCGACAGGAGGATCTTCAACCCGTGA